In Rosa chinensis cultivar Old Blush chromosome 1, RchiOBHm-V2, whole genome shotgun sequence, a genomic segment contains:
- the LOC112182063 gene encoding disease resistance protein RUN1-like, whose amino-acid sequence MASMTNPGASSSSSSTHSYAYDVFLSYNSEDTSAFTCHLHSALCGMGINTYLHEELVREEEISAIFLQVFELSKISLIVFSETLASSTWLDQLGEIIQCRKSKQQLVLPIFYKVDPTNLRDHSALSNIANLSRWCFLDGYASQFIHMLVTDISSTLCNGTSLDMAMYKVGMGPRRRDMCNLLNIGENSVQVVGIWGIGGIGKTTIAKSVYSSIAHRFEGTCFLANLREKSMLDEGLVQLQETLLTDILEDKSLRVTNVEEGMQLIEEKLSQKRVLLVLDDVNQLNQLDKLAQRSTWFGSGSRIIITTRDRHLLNAHQVETIYKVKELNHDEALELFSWHAFRGQPFGDYAEMAVNAIEYAYGLPLLLTVLGSHLRGRSIDEWKETLHSKRAHYIEFEYVLRRSYDALDDTVKIAFLDIACFFKGKKMKYVQQILEDSGLDSRIAIQTLAEKALITIQNQPLVGKIISMHDLIEEMGRDIVHQESPNEPGERSRLWWHEDVDYVQTFNTGTDKIRGIKVNCARPNKGFSNNMKNLKCFISGDVCLSGDILRFGLSRTSSRLCHHTVD is encoded by the exons ATGGCTTCTATGACCAATCCAGgagcttcttcctcctcttcttccacgCATTCATATGCATATGATGTCTTCCTCAGCTATAATAGCGAGGATACAAGCGCCTTTACGTGCCATTTGCACAGTGCTTTGTGTGGGATGGGAATTAACACCTACTTGCATGAGGAGCTAGTTAGAGAGGAGGAAATATCAGCAATATTTCTCCAAGTATTTGAACTATCAAAGATTTCCCTGATTGTATTCTCTGAAACTTTGGCATCCTCAACATGGTTGGATCAACTTGGAGAGATCATTCAATGTAGAAAATCGAAGCAGCAATTGGTTCTGCCGATTTTCTACAAGGTGGATCCGACAAATCTACGAGATCATAGTGCTCTTTCAAATATAGCAAATTTGTCACGTTGGTGTTTCTTGGACGG ATATGCATCTCAGTTCATTCACATGCTGGTCACGGATATCTCATCCACACTATGTAATGGGACATCTTTGGATATGGCAATGTATAAAGTTGGAATGGGTCCTCGTAGACGAGATATGTGTAATCTTTTAAACATTGGGGAAAATTCGGTCCAGGTGGTAGGAATATGGGGGATTGGGGGAATTGGCAAGACAACAATTGCTAAATCAGTTTATAGTTCAATTGCCCATAGGTTTGAAGGAACTTGTTTTTTGGCCAATCTTAGAGAAAAGTCAATGCTGGATGAAGGCCTTGTCCAACTACAAGAAACTCTACTTACTGATATTCTAGAGGATAAAAGCTTGAGAGTGACCAATGTTGAGGAAGGAATGCAACTAATAGAAGAGAAGTTGAGTCAGAAGAGAGTTCTCttagttcttgatgatgtgaatcAGCTCAATCAGTTAGACAAATTAGCTCAAAGATCCACTTGGTTTGGTTCAGGGAGTAGAATTATCATCACAACAAGAGATAGGCATCTGCTAAATGCTCATCAAGTTGAAACCATATACAAGGTCAAGGAATTAAATCACGATGAAGCTCTTGAACTCTTCAGTTGGCATGCCTTCAGAGGACAGCCTTTTGGTGATTATGCAGAAATGGCAGTGAATGCAATAGAGTATGCTTATGGTCTTCCATTACTTTTGACAGTTTTAGGTAGTCATCTACGTGGTAGAAGTATAGATGAATGGAAAGAGACTTTGCATTCCAAAAGAGCCCATTACATTGAGTTTGAATATGTGCTTAGACGAAGCTATGATGCATTGGACGATACTGTGAAAATAGCTTTCCTtgacattgcatgtttcttcAAAGGTAAAAAGATGAAATATGTACAACAAATTCTAGAAGATTCTGGACTAGACTCTAGAATTGCTATTCAAACACTTGCAGAAAAGGCCCTTATAACAATTCAAAATCAGCCTTTGGTTGGTAAAATTATTTCGATGCATGATTTGATAGAGGAAATGGGAAGAGATATAGTTCACCAAGAATCACCAAACGAACCTGGAGAGCGGAGCAGATTGTGGTGGCACGAGGATGTTGATTATGTTCAAACTTTTAATACA GGAACAGATAAAATCAGAGGCATCAAGGTAAATTGTGC